Proteins encoded together in one Candidatus Neomarinimicrobiota bacterium window:
- a CDS encoding outer membrane lipoprotein carrier protein LolA: MIYSPRYLSAYLIFAVLFILGSPLTSQGQTAKSVMDKMRDTLKKQKEISIAYEQSYKWKSSNTGSKTTGRLDLKDLKMFRLFTDEQTIVSDGETIWSYSAFTDQVIIERLNKSGGTRIPSDFLFDYPKDYYANLSEENKFEGEYLIELTPKDKSSFVTVIRIWVDGDDYLTRKIEYVDINKNVTSWEITEINLEPEFDKSHFILKPPPGSNVVDLR, from the coding sequence GTGATTTATAGCCCGAGATATTTATCAGCCTACTTAATATTTGCCGTTCTATTTATCCTCGGTTCGCCGTTGACCTCACAGGGTCAAACAGCGAAGAGCGTAATGGATAAGATGAGAGATACGCTGAAAAAGCAAAAGGAGATCTCTATCGCTTACGAGCAGTCCTATAAGTGGAAATCCTCGAATACAGGCAGTAAGACAACAGGCAGGCTGGACTTGAAAGATCTTAAGATGTTTCGACTTTTCACAGATGAACAAACGATAGTCAGCGACGGTGAAACGATCTGGTCATATTCCGCATTCACCGATCAAGTCATTATTGAACGGTTGAATAAATCCGGAGGCACAAGAATTCCCAGTGATTTTCTGTTCGATTATCCAAAGGACTATTACGCTAATCTCTCAGAAGAAAATAAGTTTGAAGGTGAGTACCTCATTGAACTAACTCCGAAAGATAAAAGTAGTTTCGTGACTGTAATAAGAATTTGGGTGGACGGCGATGACTATTTAACCCGTAAGATAGAGTACGTTGACATCAATAAAAACGTCACGTCATGGGAGATTACAGAGATAAACCTTGAACCCGAATTTGATAAGTCTCACTTCATTTTAAAACCGCCTCCCGGATCGAACGTCGTTGACCTTCGTTAG
- a CDS encoding flippase-like domain-containing protein — MSKRQLLGIGISIVFVYFAFRDINFEEFLSAIKKAEYIWILPAIAAMVASFWLRGYRWKYILNPVKEVSTTEAFSATMIGYMANNVLPFRIGDIVRLIAIWKDSGVSKAAALGSVLIERIFDLFMVLAVFGLALISYPNLPEWAVVTGYFTVGLFIALIAFSIYSRNNIESLVKLNNFIAGKISDSAAAKSEVVIRSFSDGLKVIHDVRQLFWLVFLSTILWTINVLWVWFAIEIFDFNLPFSASLLILVFILFAVSIPSAPGYVGTFHGFVIAGFVFMGIDVDLARASAVVMHATNYIPVTLMGLYFLFKSNITLKSASKGSSFVDDMKNEDEKAA, encoded by the coding sequence ATGAGCAAGAGACAGTTACTCGGGATAGGCATAAGCATCGTCTTCGTCTATTTCGCATTTCGCGATATAAATTTCGAAGAATTTCTGTCAGCGATCAAGAAAGCGGAATATATCTGGATATTGCCTGCAATTGCCGCCATGGTAGCGAGCTTCTGGCTTAGAGGTTACAGATGGAAGTACATTCTTAATCCGGTTAAAGAAGTGAGTACAACAGAAGCGTTTTCGGCGACGATGATAGGATATATGGCTAATAACGTTCTGCCGTTCAGGATTGGCGACATTGTTCGGCTAATTGCCATCTGGAAAGATTCAGGTGTTTCTAAAGCCGCCGCTCTCGGTTCCGTTTTGATCGAGAGGATATTCGATCTGTTTATGGTCTTGGCGGTTTTCGGGCTGGCGTTGATCTCATATCCGAATCTTCCCGAATGGGCGGTTGTAACCGGATACTTCACTGTGGGTCTTTTTATCGCTCTTATTGCCTTCTCTATCTATTCGCGGAATAATATAGAATCTCTTGTGAAGCTGAACAACTTCATAGCGGGTAAGATATCAGATAGTGCGGCGGCTAAGAGTGAAGTCGTCATAAGATCGTTTTCAGACGGTTTAAAGGTAATTCATGACGTCAGGCAGTTGTTCTGGCTTGTATTTCTGTCGACAATATTATGGACGATCAACGTTCTCTGGGTTTGGTTTGCGATTGAAATATTCGATTTTAATCTTCCGTTCTCAGCGTCACTTCTCATTCTCGTATTTATTCTTTTTGCCGTTTCAATACCTTCCGCTCCCGGTTACGTAGGTACTTTTCATGGCTTTGTGATCGCGGGGTTCGTGTTTATGGGAATAGACGTTGATTTAGCCCGCGCATCCGCCGTTGTGATGCACGCCACGAACTATATTCCGGTAACTTTGATGGGGTTATATTTCCTTTTCAAAAGCAACATAACTCTGAAGTCAGCTTCAAAGGGTTCATCCTTCGTAGATGATATGAAAAACGAAGATGAAAAAGCCGCATAG
- the folB gene encoding dihydroneopterin aldolase, whose amino-acid sequence MDRITLNNMVFFGYHGALEEEQEIGGRYEVDIDLIGDFSKPSKSDKLSDAIDYQMVYDLVREKVERSKYHLIERLADEVAEEVLGRFELIKVKVRLRKRNVPIGGVIDFVEVELSRDAINKELE is encoded by the coding sequence ATGGATAGAATTACGCTAAATAACATGGTATTTTTCGGCTATCACGGCGCGCTCGAAGAGGAACAGGAAATCGGCGGAAGGTACGAGGTCGATATAGATCTTATCGGTGATTTCAGCAAGCCGTCAAAATCAGATAAGTTGTCGGATGCCATTGATTACCAAATGGTATATGATCTGGTAAGAGAAAAGGTTGAGCGTTCCAAATACCATCTTATAGAGCGGCTAGCCGATGAGGTTGCCGAGGAAGTGTTGGGTAGGTTCGAGTTAATCAAGGTAAAAGTGAGACTCAGGAAGAGGAACGTTCCCATCGGAGGTGTAATAGATTTTGTGGAAGTTGAATTGTCAAGAGATGCTATTAATAAAGAGCTTGAATAA